CAGTTGACTTAATGCCAAGGCATTTTGATAACTGGCTTGTgtttttcttccagcttgtccttCCAGAGTACCTCATCCATGCTTTCTTCTGTGTCATGTTTCTTTGTGCAGCAGAGTGGCTTACACTGGGTCTCAATATGCCCCTCTTGGCATATCATATTTGGAGGTAATATTTAGATACACTTCTAATACTTTtcctaattaaattttaattatactaTGGTTGATATGGTTATCTTACATGCTAGTCACCTAAACGAAATTagttagcatttatttttaaaaccacatggATGCACAAATAACTGTGTTAATACCTCTTATGGAGCTTATGTTATTATTctttaaagggttttttttaaaagtgaggtataacttacatacGATAATGTGTGCACGTCtaaagtgtacagctcagtggatTTTTACATATGGATACACTTGTGAAactaccacccagatcaagatatacagcacttccagcccccagaagaGTCCCTTGTGTCCCATTCCAATCAGTTAGCCCTGTACTTTCATAGGAGAACCAGTGATCTCTTGCAGCTTAGATTAGTTTTGTCCAtctttgaacttcatataaatcaGATTGTACAGTGTGTGTCTAACTTCTTTCTCCATGTTTACTTTATGACTTTAAATTTGGTTATTTATAAAAGATTCATATTTCATAACTTCTAAATGTTATATCTGATCTATATAGCATTAGAGTGTTTTGTTTTAGATAGGCATGTCAAAATCTCATTGCCCTTGATTTTAGGAAATACATATGGAAGAAGTATTTAGGAGTAAAGTGGTTTCACATCTGTAACTGGCTCTGaaatggctcagaaaaaaatgtaCGTGTATttagagagagaacagaaaagagaaggacAAAGCTGTGTGGTAAATGTGAACATTTGGAATATCTTGGTGAAGTGttctttatgttaaaataaaaagttgaaagaaaaaattgtatttcctttttacaGTTATTCTTAATCTTGGATTTCTGGAAGTGTAGAGGAGACCAGATATGACTTGTTTAACCACCTTGTTCTCTGTAGGGGCTccagttttaaaattaagatgataAAAGGAAAGAACTCCACCTAGAACTAAAAGTATGCTTCCCAATGTGGACCACCTCTCATTGTAACAAATATTATTTGAGAAGAAGAATGCTCCTTTCCATCCTGAAGGTTAGCTTCCATTCTGAGTGGCTAATCAACTGTGTTTATTACAGGTATATGAGTAGACCAGTGATGAGTGGACCAGGACTCTATGACCCTACAACCATCATGAATGCAGATATTCTAGCATATTGTCAGAAAGAAGGATGGTGCAAATTAGCTTTTTATCTTCTAGCATTTTTTTACTACCTATATGggtaagtttaaaaaacaaaacgaaaataTGATTTCACTTTGCTGCCGGAAACATTTGCAGGCATTATGGTCTGAACACCTTAAAATCCACTTGAAGAATAACTCATGTCTTGAACGGTGGTACTGAAAACGGCACAGTGCACACCAGCAAATTCACACACATTGAATAAACTGGTACTTGTCAAGGCAGCCAACTGATGTGCAGTCAGAGGCAGAAAGTTGGGTCAGGGATGCTGCTTCCAAAGTCTCAGACAGTCAGTGAAGGACAGTCCTCATTCTCCATGGCAGAGCAAGAGGATATGGCTGTGTGCATTTGCAAAAAATTTCTGCTTGGCTTCAGTGTCTGTCTCAagattatgtttaattttttctttatcattcttcataaactgtattttattttctggtttgcATGATCCGAAtgggatggaggaaagaaaagttcTATCATATAGGATGctgcagttatttatttttttaattatttatttattttttggctgcatcgggtcttagttgtggcacacaggatcttcgttatggcacgtgggcttctctctagctgtggtgcgtgggctccaaaGTGCaagggctctgtagtttgtggcaagCGGTCTCTCTATTTGAGGCACGCatgcttagtagttgtggcgcacgcgggcttagttgccccaaggcatatgggatcttagttcccccaccagggattgaacccgcatcccctgcattggaaggcagattcttaaccactggaccaccagggaagtcccgatgctACAGTTATTGATTTTCCTCCCTTCATACAGTGATGGACTCATATCGTCATTCCTCTAGGTCAGGGTTTCTTGACCTTGGCACTGTGATATTTTGGGCAGGATAAATCTTTGTTGTGAGGAGCTGTCCtgggcattgtaggatgtttagcagcatccctggcctctgcccactagatgccagtagcttCCCCCGCCCCAGTCATAATAACCAGAAATGTCTCTAGATGTTTGCCAGATGCCCTCTGTGGGGCAAAATCAGCCCTGGTTGagaggcactgttctaggtgtacTGTAGGTGGAGGAAAACGGCTGCTTATTAAAACTGGAAATGGACACAGGCGAGTGTGgagttataatttttctttaagctttataaatacatttttcccattttttattgataaatattCAACTGGAGAGGAATTTCTACCTGATTgtcaaaatatgaataaaattagttttattagATGAAATTTTGGCAGTAATTAagtttctcttccctctcctttttgTTACTTGAAAACTTGCTTATTTCTTGTTTACATCATACTAGTTTCCATTATGGAAAAGGGTGAAGTGCTAGACTTAAATTtatggaaaatgtatttttatgattttagatGTTATATTTGTGAAAATACGTGTCCGTTAGTACACCTAGAGACGTTCATACCTGAAACAAAGATagtgaaaaagttctgaaaagtGAAATTCCATGTgtccttttaatttctgttaattttcagtttttagttTCTATAATAAGTGTCTGGAACAGtgctggcatatagtaggcacttaaaacatatttgttgaaagaaggaaaataaatgaatgcttgaataaatgataaaattggaGATGTAGAGTTGTGGGAAAATGTTCACCAGGAGATGGTGGCACTacatcattcatttgttttaaattgtctatcaacacacatgcatacacacacgaATCCAGGCGGGAGGCCCAGCCAACACAGTGCCTTGattgaggagaaagagaagggcagACACCCAGTCTGGGGGTCATATCAGCCACGAGCCCCCATAAGAGCAGCAAACTAAGTCCCAGGCCTATCGATGGAGTAGGGTATCACCCCCACCCGAAAGGCCTTTCTGAGAAGAGCCAGGGACAGCCAGCTGTCGGCAGGAGGAGAATGGAAACAATCACCCAGATTGCGAGAGCCCACAAGTCCACTCTGTCTCCATCATCTGTCCTCAGGCCGAGCACCAAGACCATTGACCCATTGGGCCCCCTCCCAGGCTGTCTGTGAACCTCTGTGAGCCCAGCCCTTACGATGAAGCCCATTGTCTGTCTTTTAAAAGCaatagtagggacttccctggcagtccagtggttaagcctgcgcttccactgcagggagcacaggtttgatccctggtcggggaactaagatcccacatgccaggcaacggggccagaaaaaaaaaagcaatagtaaTGGATAAACATATTTAatctgtggtccatccagacaatggaatattattcagagattaaaagaaatgatctatcaagtcatgaaaatacatggaagaaacttaaatgcatgttgctaagtgaaagaagccagtctgaaaaggctacagattgtctgattccaaatatatgatattctggaaaaggcaacactatggagacagtaaaaatatcagtggtcaCCAGGGGTtagcagggagagagggatgaatagacagagcacagataatttttagggcagtgaaactattctgtatgatactgtaaggGTGGGTACGTTTGCCAAGCAAATATACGTTTGTCAAAACCTGTAGAATGTACAACAGccagtgaaccttaatgtaaacactggactctagttaataatgatgtatcaatATTCGTTCAGTTGTAACAAGCATACCACACTAATGTAAGATGCCAGTAATAAGGGAAactgtgtgtctgtatgtatgtctgtgtgctGGGATCGGGAGGTCCATGAGAGGTCTCTTTACTTGcagctcaatttttctgtaaacctaacactgctcttttaaaaagtctattaattaaataatgataacaaaaaataaatagtcTATCAAGTTTGCTCACCTCCTTGCTTTGTATTTCCGTCTAGACACACATGCTTTTGAACCATGCCTCTCCCACCTTGCCCTTCATGTAGGATCAAATGGttattgctttttatttgcttgttggtccccttttcctttttaaccttGCTGCTATTGCCTAGAGCCTTTCTCTAATGGGAAAGTTCCTTGATTGATcattcctgtctgtaaaatggggataatggtacCTACCCTACCTCCTAGGACTTAACAGAAGGCCTGGCATGAAGTGAGCCCTTGGAGATGCTCACTCCTATTCTTAGACATAGCTGTGGAGCAGTGTGCTGTTTGGATTGCTTCTCTAAGCTCTGATCCCTATTAAGCTTTCAGCTGTGCTGTTCTACTTgctaaaattggaaaggaaatagggGACAACTACAGCACATGCACTGAGCCAATCCTACCTTAGGCAAAAGTCCATAAATGCAGATTAAAATCATACTGTGAACTTGTCATTCATCGGTCTTTCCATTTTCTGTGATGGTGTGATATCACAAACTAGTTTGCTATATAAAGCAGACTCAACTTTTTGGTGCTCTTAGTTTTTATAATTAGGAATGTTTGAGTTAATAAtagcctttttcttcttttcagcatGATCTATGTTTTGGTGAGCTCTTAGAACAACACTCAGAAGAACTGGTCCAGTTAAGTGCATGCAAAAAGCCACCAAATGAAGGGATTCTATCCAGCAAGATCCTGTTTCCAAGAGTAGCCTATGGAATCTGatcagttactttaaaaaatgactccttattttttaaatgtttccacaTTTTTTGCTTGTGGAAAGACTGTTTTCATATGTTATACTCGGATAAAGAATTTAAATGGAATTAcgtataaattaatataaaatgatacCTCTGGTGTTGACAGGTTTGAACTTGCACTCCTTAAGGAACAGCCATAATCCCTTGAATGACTGCATTAATTATTGACTATCCTTAGTCCATTGGAAGCTTTTGTTTATAGAAGTTGTAGGgctcattttgattttattgaaatgccatttaattataaattagcTGTAGATATCAGGTGCTTCTGatgaattgaaaatatatatctgaCCTGTGGAAACTTCAtgggtttcctcatctatcatgTAGGTGATTATATATggatgcattaaaaaaatgagtgggatttttttccctttgacttGAAATATTATCCCTGTATATTGCATGAATGAGAGATTTCCCATATTTCCACCAGAGTAATATACTTGCTTTAATTCTTAAGCATAAGTGAACATGATACAAAAATATATGCTGACTTACTTGTGAAGAATGcatttaaagctattttaaatgtgttttaatttgtGAGAAATTACTTATTAAGAAATTGGTTATTATACTTAGTGCTCTAATCTGGTGGTAAAGATATTCTTAAGAGTTTGCAAGTACTTTAGATTTTCAAAACTGAATGAGAGAGAACATTGTATAACCGTCCTGCTGTTCCTTTAGTGCAATACAATAAAACTCTGAAATTAAGACTTATTTTCAGTGCATTGTTTTAAAGATTACAAATAGCTATTCTTAAACTTGCTTATTCCAAATAAAGACATATcactgtcaattttttaaaaagatagtagagtattacattgtttttttaataccatGCTTGGATCtaaaaaggaagatttttaaatggttaagcaCATTACCTTCTTTTGTCACTTGACAAGATTCATAAACACTGATGGCACAGCATCATCATTTTTCTTaccaattaaaaacaattattgtgaaacttaaaatgtttaaaatatttttttcctttttgaaacagCATATTTTAAGGTAAAATGACTTAtaagtttggtttttttgctgCTGCTTGTAAGGCAGGTAAAATAATTATGGCTTGCATGTTTCCGTAAGCATTCTTGTGCTTTATTTGGGATGAGGAAGTTAAGGCAATTGAAAATAGTCTTAAGTGGTTCAAAGTTTCTTCAaggatcaaagaaagaaaaccataggCAGAAATTCCACATTAATGATCAAGGGAGTTTATGGATGTGTTTGTGGAAGTCTTACTCTAAGTACCCCTTGAATTAGATGCTGTACTGTTTTATTCTCTACTAGTGAAAAAAATGCCTCTCCACCTTTGGGAGAGTGGCTGTTACTGTTTTGAGATTGGGTAATGAGGATGAATATGTTGAAGAAGAGGATGTAGAACTAGAAGAGTGAGGAGAGTCCAACCATTTCATAATGAGAGACGCTTTAAAGACCTTGTCTTTTGTAGTCTGGAGCACGCTTCGAGGGATCATCAGTTCATGTGGTAAATTGTTTACTGAGCCCTTACCAGGCACTGAAGACTCATGATCTGAGTATAAGCAATAATTCAGTTTCTAATCCACCCAGTTGTACCACCTTgcactcatttttctttcttgttcacgAGAACTTTTGATCATGAGAGACTTGGCCAAGTCTTCTGTACTTCACATAGGTTTCCTGGGGCAGTTACTTTTGTATTCCTGTCAAAGCATTTTCATGAGCCCTTGCTGTCTCTCAGCAAACACCACTTTCCTTTATAAATGAACATACCTTTAATAATGTATTCCACAATACTCTCCAGGATTAATGCAAGGTTTACTGGTTGTAATTTGTGGAAGCCACCTTCTCATGCTTCAAAAATTAGATATGTAGTCCTTAGCTGATTCCTCAAAGATGACTGACAGTTGAGGTTCACCCATCTCAGTGGTAGATTGTTAGTTCCTAGGCATGTGATTTGGTACCTGGATGCTCTCATAATATCTACTCATCTTTACCTTTTCCAGTGTTTTAATGAAATTAAGTCACCAAGAGAAAGCAGAAATATAATATTTGCATTTGACAGTATCCCACTTGTTCTTTCCCTTGCTCTGAGTTTGCTTTGTTCCCCCCATTAATCTGGTTTGGGTGGCCCTAGccatatttctatttttcctgcATGCCCAGCTGAAACGTAGTTAGCCTGGCTTTGTAATCCTTTCCAGCTTTAGTCAGACTGCACCCTGTGTAGCCACAGCTGTTTATTTAggaattcttttttcccttgttacAATTACTTTTGCTATTGTGTGATTTATCTTTAAGAGCGTTCCAACTCTCTGAAACCATTAGTGTAACACACTGTGGTTTTTATCTGTATCAGCAACTCCTTGCTGTTGGTACAGATTCTCCTGCATTAAAAATCTTACGTAACAAATGTAGTCTGTTTAGCAGTTATTCTGCTTGGTAACAATACTGTATCATGCCAACATGTCCTATTAGTGTTAAGGAGGTATGGGGTAGAAACTTAACTTGAATGCCTGAAtctgaattttattaataatgtttGATGATTTTCACAGTATTTAACTGATAGTACCCACTCCCTATCCCAGGATAGAGGAGAGTTGGGTCACAGGCTGTACATAAACTGCTAATTTGTTTGAAGTTTGAATTACTTTTCATGGGAAGGGGGTAGTGATAGGAAATGACCAGATGATCCACTTTTGAGACATACCAGGTATTACTGAAGCATTTGAGAAGCCTCATGGATTACACCATGAATTGCGAGACCTACCAGTCAAGTTTAGATACCCAGGTAATGGTCTTACACAAAGCAGCAGAGTGCATGGCAGTTTGTAGTATGTGTCTTTTAAAGCCTGTTCAGTATTTTCCAGCTTGAGGACCACTTAGGTTAATAGCTCTCATCTTCTCTGCAGATCaacaacatattttgaaaatatttcagataatTGCGTAGAAAGGAAATGAGATATAGATACACTTTGAAACTAGCAAATTATTTTCCTTGATACAAcacttctcttttcctccaattgtatatatttatgaacAGTGTTCATGGAATATTATTGCCATGGTACTAAGAATGACTTCTGTGGATTTCCTCTTACACCCTGGAGGAGGGGGGGCTTTCATTTCAGGTATGGCTATAGCATAGCAGCATCAAGCCcattaaaataatctatttaaaagttttcatctaagttacttatttaaaatgtgcatCTCTCAATAATCAGTTGTACAGTATAATTGGAAATCAGAAGTTCTGACAGccgaaatattttaaaacaacactCTTTTCAAAGGGGAAAGATAGTAATGTCGAATAATTTAAGCTCTTTTGTTCAAACCAGTCATTGGTCAGACCAGCAGCTAATGAGTCTCTGGCACTAGTGTTATAGCTTAGCAGATGGTTCTGAACTAATACTCTGGGGCGATGCTAAGAGAGAAGATGGGGTTCTGTTTCCGGATGTGTTGAATAGCTTTCTTAGAACAATTTTACTTTGATTAAAATTAATGGTTTTAAAGCTAAATGTCTAAAAGGAGTAAACAACTCTGCTGCTTGTTCTGCTTGTTTTTGGAAAATAGTATTAACCACCTGAGGTGATCTGGGGGATTGGAGTGAAGGTTTTACCCTACTTTAGTTTCATTGATGCACATTGTGGAAGATGTAGAGAACATCTtgacatggaaaagaatgaataagttAACGTTCATTGTACAGTGCTTTCCTAAATTTCTTTGGTTATCATGTTCTTATATTCTGGAGAAGAAAAATGTCTTAAATAATAAATTGATGACTAGGTAGATCTTAAAACTACTAAGGGAAACAGAATATAGTTAGCCATCTGTGCTCATGGTTTGTTAGATTTGAAATCTAAGTTAACCTTAATGGTGCTGTCCACCATCCAAAGACCTGTACACCATGTACAGCCCTTATGTCGTCCTGCCTTCTTAGAGCTTGCTTGCTTGATTTTGCTtttgtatatttaataaaaactgtCTCAAATGTTTCCTTGTGTAGTTTGTGGATAACAGTTGAGTTTGTGTTGATTCTATTTCAGCAACTAACTGGCTTGTGTATGACCAGGATTCTAGCtggtctctctgtctcccctcccccattgtTTTGAGGGCTGTCCTGCAGATTAACCAGAGAAAATGCTTTTCCAAGAATGTTGGaattacatgttattaaacttaaTTGGATAATTATATTTGAGTAGTGACATCCCATGTTTCTTTGTTATGGAATAATTGATGTTTTTCCTTATACCTAGTATTAAAATAGTTTAGTCAAGCATTTTAAATGCGGAACGCTTAACAAGCACTTGTAGTGGAAATTGAGATGCGTGCACTTTGAAAATTCAGTTGATTATTAAAGGATTTGATTAGTCCATGCCAATACTTATCTTCCATTTTCTTAAGTATTCATGAGTAAGCTATATGTTCATATTGGGAGAAAGCTAATATAAGATTTGGTAATGTCAATTTCAATGTTTAAAGTTTAATGgaatattgtgatttttaaactgtatttggTTATAATACCAAAATCATGAGGAAGGTCAGTCTATTATTACAgcctgtactttaaaaaaaataaataactttctaGCTATAACTTTTGGCATTTATTACCTTGGGTAAGA
Above is a genomic segment from Tursiops truncatus isolate mTurTru1 chromosome 2, mTurTru1.mat.Y, whole genome shotgun sequence containing:
- the CNIH1 gene encoding protein cornichon homolog 1 translates to MAFTFAAFCYMLALLLTAALIFFAIWHIIAFDELKTDYKNPIDQCNTLNPLVLPEYLIHAFFCVMFLCAAEWLTLGLNMPLLAYHIWRYMSRPVMSGPGLYDPTTIMNADILAYCQKEGWCKLAFYLLAFFYYLYGMIYVLVSS